The Populus nigra chromosome 4, ddPopNigr1.1, whole genome shotgun sequence genome contains the following window.
AAATAGTTTATATAGTTTAGTTTAACTAGCATTTTCCTTTAGTTAATATTAttatcgttgttgttgttgttgttgttgttgttgttgttgttacctaagaaaatattgaagtttCCAACTTCATTTGTTGCCTATTCAAGTGCGCACCTAAACGTTATTTTTGGGCAGTACCATTTGATGAATCTAGTTTTTCTACCTGGTAGAGCTCTaggttttcttctatttttccttGTGGATTGGAGAAAACCCTATTGGATCTCTACGATTTGTTTACTTCCTCTACTGTCCTGTATCATCATGTGCACAAAtatcacagaaaaaaaaaatggcaagcATGTTCATGCTCTTATATTATCAAGGTTACTAATTTTCATAGCCTGCATCAATTTAGCTTAATAATGTTAAACCCCAAATTAGCACAATCAAATCTAAAATGCTGTCACAACGTGCATGGGAATCCAGTTCTCAGGCATAGAACAAGTAAATATGGCAAGGAAATAACCAAATCCTGTGAAAACTTAAAATCTCAGTGCAGGTACCAGACCCAACCCATTCAGTGAAAGATAACTAAATCAATCTACAGGTAAAGCAATGGAGGCAAGGATAGTAATTTATGTAAGTTGACCAAAAACCATGGGAAGCTCTGCTTATTACCTGGCCTAAAAAAGTCAGAAAGACCAAAATCAATAAGCTTCATGTCAGCATCTTCACTACCAGAAGTGAAAAGGAAATTCTGTAAGAAAAGAGGATCCAGTTATGAGTATGGAATGAAAAATTCCACATAAACACTGCCAAACCCCACGTCACCAATGACTGcaattattttatgtaaaacaataacaaatcaagtttaAGGGGAAAACCTCTGGTTTTAGGTCACGGTGTACAACGCCTTGAAGATGACAAAATGCTACCACACACAAGATTTGCACAATTATAGCTTTTGCATCTTCCTCTGTGTACCTTCCTCCTCTGCAGCAGAGGAAAATGTAACATTAATATGAGTACATAACAGTTCAACCATGCAAGAATCATTTAACAAAACATAGAATTTGAATCAGTTCTACCCAGCATGGATAGATGAAAAGGTTCACATGCAACATCCATCATCATGGTTTTAATTTGAGGccaaggcaagaaaataaaaaaaaaaagttcaaatacCATGCACACTTATTGCATTACCTTGCCAAAATTCTGTCTAAAAGCTCCCCTCCCTCACACAATCTGAAAAGCAAACAGCAATCCCCAAAACATTAGACATCAAAGTTTAAAATGTGTTGACAAAATCATACAACATAAACAGAAGTTAATACTTctagcaggaaaaaaaatccaaaaattgcCATTTTTAAATACTGCCAGAGAAAATAATGACAAAGATACAATGCTCAGTTATGTTCCTTgcataaatttaaacaaaaaataataaaagacatACTCCATCACTATGTACACGTTATTGGCATCCTCAAATGCATCATAAAATTTGACCAGATGCCTATGTCCCGATAGAGCTTTCAGTATTTTTACCTCCCTACGAACATCTTCAATTGATATAGTGGTAGTCATCTGCCAAATAAGTCTTGTGAAAATATAGATGTTACACAATACATAATGCAATTAAccctaattaagaaaataattcagAGATTTCATAAATCTGATCACtgcacataaaagaaaagaggcaATAGCCGAAGCTATCAAGGAAAACAATTAAGGATACTTCTTAGGAATTAGAAAATAGATGTTTAAGCAGAAAACTTCAATCATCGGCATATACAGGAAACATTAATGAAGGAAAAGGCCGCAGAATTCCCATTATGCCTTTGTGTCATACACTGGCACAAACAATGGACATTTCCCAGCTCCAGAGATTGTTACACATATTTTAGGCATGTGAAGGAGGAGGAAGGGGGGCTTTGGTTTTGATTGCCTTGAGCGGACACATGCGCCAATGAGCACATATTCATGCATGTGAGGGTATGTTCGTATTTGTACTGGCACAAACAATGGACATTTCCCAGCTCTAGAGATTGCTACACGTATTTTAGGCGTGTGAAGGAGGAGGAAGGGGGGCTTTGATTTCGATTGCCTTGCGCGGACACATGCACCAATGAGCACATATTCATGCATAAGTGTGTGTACGTTCATATTTGTAGTGTGTCAAGTAACTGGCAAATTGGCAATTGAACGTTTTTATAattcctacaaaaaaaaaaaggggctcAATATGGTTTATAAAATAGGGTTTGAAAGGATTATGAATATGTAAAAGAATAGGGTCAACAAAgtgaaattatagttttaaataaaatatggcTAGCAAGTCATTTCAAGGTACAGCCTGCATTTATAGAGGGTCAAATGATCACTTTGCATAATAAGTGATTGCAGTTTAATTACCAAATGATTCTCCATGTAGATGAATGTGAGATGTAAGAAAAGATTAGAAGAGGACCATGAAATATAACATTTATATGGCATTTTCGCATACTCACACATACATGCATATCTTACTACaaatgacaaattaaaaaaagctacTACCAGAACGTATTTGATGGTCCAAAGAATGAGGCCTAAAACCTATGAAGCACAATACTTAATGCATCTCCATGAAAGTATTATGGGTATCTGAATTCTTTCTATGAATACGGACATTGGATAGTTTACTCAAAAACTTCATATTCCAATGAGATTCAGTTATAGCTAGTGAATGGTTGATCTCATTAATAGAACCCGAGTGATGAAAATAATTCCACTCACATATTGTCTTCATTTTTCACAGAAGAATCAAAGAACTTGAGATTTCTTTATTCTATAATGCATAGCAATATAAACACACTCACACCATAtcaagtccttttcatctttccagGGTCATCATAACTGACACAACTAAAGCTGAGAACACTACCTGCAAGTTGAATATCCATTGTTTTATACTTGCAGTATTTGCATGCTTTTATGCTGCAACGATGCCAGTGAACTCAATATGTAACATCAAATTTGAAAACTCTGGCAGAGAAATATTATCATTAATGTTTCTCTCTTCAATGACAAAATTAGGCTAAGACATGAATTAACATAAGAGCTAAGGAAGTTCCTGTTGCCAGTTGCACAAATGCATATCAGGCACACAATAGCATCATTTCAGCTCATAGGATGCTTTCTTATCAGTTTCAGATGCTGACCACCATATCCGTGCATGCCATCCTCTTCGATGTACGATTTAACATCCTCACAAGCAAATAAATTCAGGGACAGATTACATCGAATGAGAACTGAACGATCTGTAACCCTTTTTTTCTTAAGGTCTGACACATACATAATTATCTCGTGTGTTTAGTTATTGTGCACAGTTctgtaactttttttctttctatgctgACTTCTAGACACGCAAAAGGAAATATATCAGCATAACTACAGTCAGATTCCATTTATTGAATTACAGATCTTAAGATCAATATCTTGCACATTCTCCTGATACTCACGTCATTAAAACCCATGTAATATCCTCTCTGGTCCTCTAAATAATGCTTATCAGGGAGTCCCTTCTTGTGGTGCCTTCAGCTACATTCCAGTTTTTGGACACAAGCTGACCTCACCAGATACCTCGTCTCGGGTACTGACAAACACTCTCCTATGTCTCTTCCATTTTTCCCAAAATATTCACATCCATGTCACAATCTAAGTTTGACTGCCTTTCAAATTTCTTGCCACGCATGGAAGGAATAAATTGCAGATAAACAAACGTCAAAATTATCATTGGATTTTCCACttccagaaaataaaaaataaaaagagagtgaTTCTCCCATCATTCCCATCAATGTGTTTCCTTACAAGTCAGCACCAGAACCAAACCACGCCTAAGAGTTGCCATACATAGCcgataatattttaaacaacTGGCTAAAATTAGCCCCAACACAACAGAAAGAAGAAGTTAAACATAAAATCTACTactctaattacaaaaaaaaaaccctcactAATCAAATTGAAATGAGCATAAAATTAGTACCTTTGCTTTTGATATAATCTTGACAGCAACAGCTTCATCTTTAAGTTCACCTTTCTTAACTCTAGCAGAGCAAGTATGACCAAAATGCCCTCTTCCTATTTCCTTCCCTAACTCATACTTAGCTCCAAAATTCTTGCTATATCCAAAACTCTTATCAAGCGACTGCTCTTGCTGCTGCTCCGCCTCCACACTGCCGTGCTCCGGGATTGGTCCCTCCTTCGGCTTCCCTCTACCACCAAGCCTCTTCACCAACGACGCCGCTATATGCCTTGCCGGCGACGGCGGGGGAAACGGCCTCTTAAAAAATCTCCTGGGCGTAGACGACCTCGCCGGAGACGGCGACACTCCTTGAAGCGGGCTGGCGGCGACACCCTGTGGATACGGGCTCGGCCAGGGGCTCGGGTGCGTGGAGGAGGAACTGGCCGAGTACTTCAACGAGCGCACGCCGTTACGCGGGGTGGAGGAAGGTAACGGCGTTTGCTGGTTGTGATCGGTGGAGGAAGCGACGATTGTGACGGTTGTTGCGTCATTTATGTTAGTTGAATTAGTTTTGCCGTAACACTGCCCCATCTGAAGAAATCTTACAGTCTCAGTCAAAGTCCACACATCGGAcggttaataaaatatttctcctCCGGATCTGATCTGATCATCACCggagagaaaataatttaaataaaaaaaaacagagcaagaGAACCAAGTTAAGGAAACGATTAAAGAAGAGAATGAAAGAGAGTTCAAAGTCAGAAAGAGAAGAGGAAAGACAAAAGGGTTTGGCTTGTGAGAcacagagagacagagagacagagagacagAGATTGAATACAGCACAGCACAGCACAGCACAGGTGAGGTAGCAGTAGCAGCAAAGGAAGGAAGTTATATTGAGGAGTTAAATCAGCAAAAGTTACTGGATTTAAAATCTGCCGTTGGACTGTGtagaataaatattaattatattattttaaaaaattattttaaatttattttaatattttttataatttaatatactaatatcaaaaacaaattttaataaataaaataaaatattatttaaatacatattaaaactaaaaacactttaaaaaataatttctaccaTATCACAAATATTCTCTTTATAATAGATGACTGTTACgtccattaataataataataataataataagttattttataaaatgtttttatattaaaaatatatttttaatattaacaaaacaataaagaatattaatttaaattttttaataaaaaattaaaaattttaaaaaatacaattggtGATGTAATCATAAAGAAATAGGAGAGttacttattttcttatttatttactaCTAACTAAATATAGAGAAGATCCGAAGTTGATTGGAGCGTAATGTAATACTAATCACAAGTTGATTCATTTTTGTATCTCGAATGAATTCAATCTCTCTCTCACtgtcaatctctctctctctctctctcactgtcaatctctctctctctctctctctctctctctctctctctctctctatgctCCCATTTATAAACCGAATATAATCCAAATCTCTTCGGAGCTGGGAATTGGGAAACAGATTTTCCACTCGACAACAACAGGCTCATGTGgtgtttattattgttgtttggaCAGCTTGCTTTCGGTTTTTGTCTTTTCCTACTTTTCCTGCCgttgtttctaatttttataaatcGAAAAGGAATTCTACGGATAAAAgagatttttattgttattcagTGGTGACGGAACTACATATCGAGCCATGCTATCATCAATCACAACAAGTTCTTTTTCCAGGCTTGGAAATATTCTGCTCCTGGCTTACAAAAATACCCCTGCAACGAAACGTGGCTCTCTGTTGCGGGTGCGGAGTGTAAGAGATGATGGGGTCGATGGTACAAATAAGGATCCGTGCAGACGAGAAATCGCCAATTTCGGTGGTGCTCAGGAGGGGAGTTAACTCGAGGTGGCAAGATCTTAACCGTCGAAATAAGCATTCCCATGAGTAGATCTTTGAGAAGTTACtctgtttaatttaaaaataacgctAAACTCACAgcctaattaattaagaatgtgTATTTTTAATGGTATAATttaaatgatcaaatttaagatttgtttttaaaaggttACCAGTTTGAGTCCTATAAATCTTAGGATCACTgaaaacttacatggtcgttaacttcaggactcgtggaattagtcgaggtacgtacAAGTTAATCCGGACACtcacgttaattaaaaaaaatctatattttcaaCTTTCGTCGAttaaatataacttttcaaaattaaaaatttatttcagttaattaaattatttttttcatcgtATGGATTATTTCTATCAACTTTACTTTGACTCgtattaatactttatttttttatgggtaatttcttttaaaaattctcaaattatactcaattaattgaaatatatacgTGTGCGTGGGAGGATACTGTTGACAATAATAACAAGTAAAGAGATGGATCATGCACGGGGGAAAACTGATCATCgttattcaaaaattaaaagaaaaggagtaatTATTCACATATTTGAATGTTCTCATGTTTCAAGTTTCACTGTTAATTTTGAGTACAATGGTTTTTAtttgacaaggaaaaaaaattaacttgtgaTTATCTTTATGCCTAAAATCatagtcattaattttaattttaataatttagatttGACATGAAGAAAAgacataattttttagatttcttgAATGACAAGAGCCTTGACTAATTGAACACCTTCACACAATGTGCACATGCAGACCCAACAGCAGTATAACTTCTGGACGAGCGGCAGAAACAAGATTTCCTTGCTTTTATCATCTTGGTTTGAGATTCAGTATACATATCTATCATTCTTGTGATATTTTATTGTAGGTGTTTAGTGGATCGGGGAACATATAAGCTAGCTTATATATCCtgggttattaaaaaaaaattatttaatcctAAATctgtaataatttttatttttatttaaatgtttagttttttatttttaatctttaattaaagagagagaaaatatcgatgaaaaataattaaaaaaaatattaattatctttgggcaattaaataagttaaaattaatgtttaaggATTTCACTTAACGAAAGGACTTCAGTGTTGGTGGTTTTCAGCCTACAttctatttaaaaacatatatcgAGTTAgggaaagataatttttttatttgatcgtGTTTTGGaactaattttttgattttttgaatttaaaaattagtttattaatgtattttagaCTGTTTATTAAGTGCTTTgtgttcaaaaaatataattttgaatgcAAAAACACACCAAACAGATTTTTGACCATTGCCTGGTGATTGAAATATGGGACAACAGATAACACAtcgttcataattttttattaaaaaacaaatagatgaATGAAATTAGTTACTGTAAGATAATTCATctaccttttaattttgatatttttcttaaataaaattaaatatttttattataatgtttataattattttttcaattattatatgtcatataaaataataataataataattataataaactgTTCATGAATattcatttaaatatatttttttatttgtcaaaatcttaaatagatttttgacatgatttatcatatttattattttttttaaccctcAATCACATGCAAAATGTGAacatattatattgatatatatatatatatatatatatatatatatgtaaacttATTTTGACAatcatgaaatgtttttttaaatagtgattccacataaaataaatgtttttactAATATAATCAagatatatgttaataatgaaatttaatttagataagaaatatatgttttttacttatttcaaataacttaaaatttatatatatatatatatatatatatgtaaacttATTTTGACAatcatgaaatgtttttttaaatagtgattccacataaaataaatgtttttactAATATAATCAagatatatgttaataatgaaatttaatttagataagaaatatatgttttttacttatttcaaataacttaaaattttaacaaaccttcattttaattattgctCCCTTTTATTAGAAAAGTGTgatcctaataaaaaataatgtcattgtttttaagaacattaaaatgtttttataataatatcatcATTTGTTTCATGGATAA
Protein-coding sequences here:
- the LOC133692120 gene encoding CDPK-related kinase 3-like isoform X1, which produces MGQCYGKTNSTNINDATTVTIVASSTDHNQQTPLPSSTPRNGVRSLKYSASSSSTHPSPWPSPYPQGVAASPLQGVSPSPARSSTPRRFFKRPFPPPSPARHIAASLVKRLGGRGKPKEGPIPEHGSVEAEQQQEQSLDKSFGYSKNFGAKYELGKEIGRGHFGHTCSARVKKGELKDEAVAVKIISKAKMTTTISIEDVRREVKILKALSGHRHLVKFYDAFEDANNVYIVMELCEGGELLDRILARGGRYTEEDAKAIIVQILCVVAFCHLQGVVHRDLKPENFLFTSGSEDADMKLIDFGLSDFFRPDERLNDIVGSAYYVAPEVLHRSYSLEADIWSIGVITYILLCGSRPFWARTESGIFRAVLRSDPNFEDLPWPSVTPEAKDFVKRLLNKDYRKRMTAVQALTHPWLRDDGRPIHVDILIYKLVKAYLHATPFKRAALKALSKALTEDELFYLRAQFNLLGPNGDGSVSLDNFRMALVHNATDAMRESRVPEILNAMESLAYRKMYFEEFCAAAISTYQLEALEGWEQIASTAFEHFEQEGNRVISVEELARELNVGPSAYTVIKDWIRSSDGKLSVLGYTKFLHGVTLRSTNTRHR
- the LOC133692120 gene encoding CDPK-related kinase 3-like isoform X2; translated protein: MGQCYGKTNSTNINDATTVTIVASSTDHNQQTPLPSSTPRNGVRSLKYSASSSSTHPSPWPSPYPQGVAASPLQGVSPSPARSSTPRRFFKRPFPPPSPARHIAASLVKRLGGRGKPKEGPIPEHGSVEAEQQQEQSLDKSFGYSKNFGAKYELGKEIGRGHFGHTCSARVKKGELKDEAVAVKIISKAKMTTTISIEDVRREVKILKALSGHRHLVKFYDAFEDANNVYIVMELCEGGELLDRILARGGRYTEEDAKAIIVQILCVVAFCHLQGVVHRDLKPENFLFTSGSEDADMKLIDFGLSDFFRPDERLNDIVGSAYYVAPEVLHRSYSLEADIWSIGVITYILLCGSRPFWARTESGIFRAVLRSDPNFEDLPWPSVTPEAKDFVKRLLNKDYRKRMTAVQALTHPWLRDDGRPIHVDILIYKLVKAYLHATPFKRAALKALSKALTEDELFYLRAQFNLLGPNGDGSVSLDNFRMMESLAYRKMYFEEFCAAAISTYQLEALEGWEQIASTAFEHFEQEGNRVISVEELARELNVGPSAYTVIKDWIRSSDGKLSVLGYTKFLHGVTLRSTNTRHR
- the LOC133692120 gene encoding CDPK-related kinase 3-like isoform X3 encodes the protein MGQCYGKTNSTNINDATTVTIVASSTDHNQQTPLPSSTPRNGVRSLKYSASSSSTHPSPWPSPYPQGVAASPLQGVSPSPARSSTPRRFFKRPFPPPSPARHIAASLVKRLGGRGKPKEGPIPEHGSVEAEQQQEQSLDKSFGYSKNFGAKYELGKEIGRGHFGHTCSARVKKGELKDEAVAVKIISKAKMTTTISIEDVRREVKILKALSGHRHLVKFYDAFEDANNVYIVMELCEGGELLDRILARGGRYTEEDAKAIIVQILCVVAFCHLQGVVHRDLKPENFLFTSGSEDADMKLIDFGLSDFFRPVLRSDPNFEDLPWPSVTPEAKDFVKRLLNKDYRKRMTAVQALTHPWLRDDGRPIHVDILIYKLVKAYLHATPFKRAALKALSKALTEDELFYLRAQFNLLGPNGDGSVSLDNFRMALVHNATDAMRESRVPEILNAMESLAYRKMYFEEFCAAAISTYQLEALEGWEQIASTAFEHFEQEGNRVISVEELARELNVGPSAYTVIKDWIRSSDGKLSVLGYTKFLHGVTLRSTNTRHR